Proteins from one Monodelphis domestica isolate mMonDom1 chromosome 6, mMonDom1.pri, whole genome shotgun sequence genomic window:
- the LOC100015105 gene encoding trafficking protein particle complex subunit 6B-like encodes MADEALFLLLHNEMVTTFYKSAEQEEVENGRCITKLENMGFRVGQGLIERFTKDTALFKDELEIMNFICKDFWTTVFKKQIDNLRTNHEGIYVLQDNKFQLLTQMSSGKQYLDQAPKYLAFTCGLMRGSLSNLGIKSIVTVEVSAMPACIFQVMIQKM; translated from the coding sequence ATGGCAGATGAGGCGCTTTTCTTGCTTCTCCACAACGAGATGGTGACCACCTTCTACAAGTCCGCGGAGCAGGAGGAGGTGGAAAATGGAAGGTGCATTACTAAGctggagaacatgggttttagagTGGGACAAGGATTGATAGAAAGGTTTACAAAGGACACTGCATTGTTCAAGGATGAGTTAGAGATCATGAACTTCATTTGCAAAGATTTTTGGACCACCGTTTTCAAGAAACAAATTGATAATCTAAGGACAAATCATGAGGGTATCTATGTGCTTCAAGACAACAAATTTCAACTCCTGACTCAGATGTCTTCAGGAAAACAGTATTTAGATCAAGCACCTAAGTATTTAGCATTTACATGTGGCTTAATGCGAGGTAGCTTATCAAATTTGGGAATAAAAAGTATTGTGACGGTGGAAGTGTCAGCAATGCCAGCATGTATATTTCAAGTGATGATACAGAAGATGTAG